The sequence below is a genomic window from Glycine max cultivar Williams 82 chromosome 20, Glycine_max_v4.0, whole genome shotgun sequence.
AAGGTTTCGTGAAATTACATAAATACTTCctattctttttattcttatatcaactcccttaattatttttttaaaaaaaaaaacattacactGACGCTACTTATACACCATTTATATATacttaattgttttgaaaaatattaaaggttcttgtaaaaaaaaaaatcgtgtaACCTCACAAAACTTTAAGGATAATTaagttacataaaaaaaacttattgaaattataagttttttaacAAGATCAAATAAGCTCTCTACAAACTCTTCTAAAAACTCCCTTATGCCTATTACTTTAGGTACCTAATGATGTAGCTCTGGAGATTTTTGTAGCCAcatacattttctttagcaaCCAGCATTACGACATTGAATCTACTATTATATACACTCTAAGATGTTATATACAATGAATACTATACAAGGCAATGTTAGCCAAGAAGTGTATTACTTTGTTTGGAAGCTTGTTTTCCCTACTTTTTTGAAGTGTGATTGTGCATGTCTTTGTGCAGCTTGGTCCTAAGGCAGAGGATGTAATGAAACCAGTAAATCCAGTTGCTTCTCTCGCGGATCCTTCTTGGTACAATTGCAGCTACTTACTATGTACTAGTTTCAATTTACATGTGGATCAAGGACAAAATTGTTCCAAAGGGCTTGCCCATCTAAGATTGGAGAATGAAGTTGGGGTATATGATGgccaattattttttacttgtacatcaataaaaaaaactattatggtaagataagataagattctTTCTTGCATGTTTCCATCTTGCCAACGTATCAGGGATGAAATTTTTGCATCTAAACCATTAATTTTGCTTTGTTGCACTAGCTAGCTTCAGTTGTTTAATTGGAAGGGATGGCATGCTTATAGGCTTATAGCAGTTATGCCaaatttaatatgtttataATATGTTATCATGCTAAGCCTTTAGTAGACATAAATAGACCATGTGCCTGGCTGCCTCAGCATTCGTGAGCTATGTCTGGAGGAATCAACAAAACATTGTGCTCCTTTTACCTACGGATAAGACACCGAAGACAGAGTATTGACTACATTAAAAAACGATTATTTTAGCTAATTTATATTCAAtgattattttaagtttttttggtgatctctctaaaaagagaaatatgttttgatgagttttatttatttatttacacgGTCTTAAAATATTGTTCATTGCAGAAGCATATTAGCTTTTgcctaattcaattttaaaagtgAACTTGGATTTCTTTCATCGTTATTAGTGTAAACcatgaatttaatttgttaagaGAACCGTTCTTGTGATAGACATCTCCATTCTTATCTACACACTTATTTTTTCTGGGAACgtgttcttttttaaataaaaaaaatccttgaacGAAACCCCATTTACCatataaattgaataattttgCAAACAAGTCTGGATCATGTGACCCCAAAAGCTTTACTTTCGGAGACTCTTACATTTCAGAGTCATTTATATGCAGACTCTGTTTTCTACTGAAAGAgatcaatatttttaacaagTACTCTCTAAGCTTTTAGAGTTAAATATGAGTCTTGTGTCTTGATCATAATTGATTAGCTTAAATTCATTTACATGATTGCAGTTTTGTACCTTGTACCGTAAATTACATTATTGTAAGTTTAGAGCAATCTTTCATTGCATCAATTAAACAAATAGACTGAGAAAATACGAGGGTTGAATAATAGGCCGGAGTTATGTGGGAAGCAGCATCTGACGACTTCACAGTAGGTGCAGTACAGAAGCTTCTTGTTATAGCAATTAgggaaaaaacaaaacttggataaattctttatatttttataaagatttcaaaccaaacaataacaaataattgtgatattaaaataacttcCATCAAACACACCCGCACACCCACGCGAGAGCATATcttatgaaaataagaaaattaaccaTACAAACTATATATGAATGaccaaaattgttttaaataattctAATCTTAAccataaattgaaattatatgattaaattCACTCCTCTCATGCTTTCATCTAACCTGAATAATAAACTAGATctgaggataaaaaaaatgtgtcttaATCAGATTATTGAATAATCTTTTTCCTCATAGCAAATCAAACACATTATCTTTGCTTGACTCTTAGAAGTATAAATGATACATAGAGTTTTTGTCCCTCGTCATATAAATTCAATACATGAAAAATGAATCTCATCCCAGGTTTTCAGCAACACAACATCATGTTGGGGCTTTGCCAGTTACTCGCTGAGCAATCCATCCAAGACCATCATACAACCCTTCTCCTGATAGGGCACAGCAAGCTTGTATATGCCAATCATGATCCTTGATGCTGTGAAGGGATAGTGCATCAGTGATCTCAGCAGGAGTCATAGCATCCTTGATATCTTGTTTATTAGCGAAGACAAGAATAACAGAATGTTGTAAATCTTCATGCCCCAACAACCTAAAAAGTTCATCCTTTATGATAGAGATCCTGGCTCTATCACTGCTGTCTATCACCACAATAACAGCATGCGTTCCTCGGTAATATGTTGCCCATGATGTCCTCAATCTTTCTTGTCCACCAAGATCCCAGACCTGAAATAAATGACAAAATGTAATGAGTAATGTTTGAATCCTGCACAGTAGTAAAGCTTCGAAATATTCATACCAAATACCAAATGTTGTTTAAAACATTCATGTGGATTGTTATGCAAACCAGATCCATCCTTTCACCAGGAAGCAAACAAAGGACTCAAAAAGGTTTAAAGTGCCTGCCTACACCAATATCtaaagaaatagaaataaattctACCAACTTCTGGCACCCTCCCTGTTTTCtcacaagaaaaatattatcaagTATTTTCTTTCTACGTGAATTGATTGATGCCATTGTGCTCTCCCAAAAACACTTGTTACCAAGACAAAGTAAAGAATATATTAATGTGATTATCCCATGTTCAGACAGAATCCTAACATTCAACATCACTAAAATTGTGGTTGGAGTTGTAGAGAATCAAGGGTAGCCAAGCATTAGCCTgtattttgaaaaccatttgcATCCTTAAAAGCTTGTTCAGTTTATACAAAtaaacttcatttattgtgccaACATGTTTGGCAAAATTGTGAATAATCAATTTTGCACTCCAAATCACAGTTTTGACATGTCACTTTTGCAGTGAAtaaaaaaaccatgatctccATAATTTAATAccatttatatatcattattagGATGAATGAGCAAGTTTAATATTGCCAAAAATGAGAATAATGCGATGGATATGTAGTTACACAAGACAAGATAGAACTAGGAATACAATCATTAGAGAGAAAGTTGGGGTAGCTCCCATTGTAGAAAAAATGCTAAAACTTTGTCTTAGATGATTTGGACATATGTGGGGAAGACCTACAGTAGGGCAGTAAGGAAGGTTGGCCAATGGAAGATAGTCTAATAGTTCAAGGGAGACTGAAGATAATTACTCATCAAACCCAATTGGGAGACATCTACAAGTAAATGGCTTACTTTGCACTTAATACGTGACAGAACTTTATGGCCTTATATGATCCAAGTAGTTGACCCAATGCCAATGTAATGGGAAAGGACTTTGTTGCTGTTACACATATAAAAGTGGTAATTATACACAAACAGGTTGGATGAGAACATGCTGATCTTGTAATACCATTGGGCAAGCATTTGATGAAGTCTATTCAAACAGGCAGTTGAAGTTTGAACATTACCTTTATGACAATCATTTCACTCCAAAATCATATTTACAAAATCAAGAACATTCAAAATTAAGTTTGAAAattctcatccaaacacactcagAAAATAGAGACACAACGAGAAgtatacaatgtccaggacaaaGTTCCATGTTTGGTCCCAGGAGCATGAAAACACAATTTTCACCAAAACCTAACAAACATTAAGGCAGAAATAAAAAAGCTATGTTCTGTATGTTTTATGATTGTCGGATgctcaaaaattaaatttgagtgCTGATAAATTTAACTGTTTAGAGCCTATCATTTGCTAAAAAACTCCAATGAAAGACTAAGAGACAAGTCCTCATATCGCACATATAttcagcaacaaaaaaaaaaaaacattaatccCTTGAAGCAAGATCAACACcttaaaacaaaatgaatgaataaataaagTAGTAGAGTGATAAGTGAAGGGACCTCAAATCGTATATTCTTGTAGACGAGCTCTTCGACGTTGCTACCAACAGTAGGGTTGGTAGTTACAACCTCACCCAGATGCAATTTATAAAGGGTAGTGGTTTTTCCAGCGTTatccaatccaacaacaacaatcttATACTCTTTTGCAGGGAATAACATGAACCAGAATCTCGACATCATTGCCCCCATCCTATATCAACTTCTAAATTAACACCCATACAATCACCAGAAAAAACCCATTAATTGGGAACACAAAGGGTATCTCAAAATCTGATTTTCAATCAAAAAAGCAACGAACTTGCGTTGGATCAAATGTCAAGTTAGCAGATCGATAAAAcgtgcaaaaaaaaacatgaagaaCGCAAAGATCGAACCTGGCACCGCTGTTTACAAGGAGAATCGGAGTGTGTGGGAGAAAGGGTGAATCGAAATCGTGAGAACCCCAACTtggaattttcaatttttgttttgtatttttttacttttcagaaTGGAacgaatataaacaaaaaacaattaaaaacattGAGGCTTCCTTCATGGTATTCAAGAGGGTGAGTGGCCCGACACGTCAGCTATGAccaagtttttaaacttttactTATTGGGCCTCTTTGtttaagtttttctttaaaaacttttttttaaatagataagcagttttctatttttatgtatttgtctactgtttcttaaaaaacaatttcGATTAGAAAAAACTCCTatcttctttttaaaatatcaccttttttctaaaaaaaccaccttttagaaaaaaaaaattaagaacttgttttaaaaatttaagcaaacttactcataattttaattctttttaagaGTTATcactaatcatatttttataattctttgTCTATTTATCTTTCTCGTGTGAATCACGCTCTTTACTTTTTATTGTGTGTGAATTGTTTGCGGCCATGCTACAGGAGGCTGCTCCTGCAAcatctaattattattaaaaataggaatataacaatatatttatatgtttaattatgAAAGGTTAATATGCTGctgattcaaaattattttgattcagcCTCGCGTGAGAAATTGTCAAATCATTTGACTCTTCATCCACTTCAATATAAAGGATTAATCaacaaataatagataataaataagttggtttgaaaataaataaattacaaaactgCTTGTTGTAGAGAATCTAAGTTCCTTTTTATAatacaataacaacaataagttttgaatataaattttaatagaaacTACTTAAATATTTATCACTAAATTGATTCTAGTGTATGTTTTAGCATATAATTTGTTAATGTGTTCTTTATAAAACATAAGtgatttaatttaacaaatactAATGAATTTTGTTAATGATAGAATGAGTAATTTATTAAGTTAtagctttgatttttttttttttgtctataatACTAATAATGAGGATTGAATCAAACTCTTAATATACCTACTTCAACCTCAACCACTGGCCAAGTTCaatcttttaaaatacatataaaatacaTATTGTTAACATAATCCTTCAAAAAAACAATTGGTGTAGACTAACAAATCTCACACACTAATTATGTGAAtataatttctcttattttaagaaatatattaaagtaATGTTATTCTCAAGTGAATTCATTCTTGCTTTATTAATTGAGTTaggatatatttatttttgggtTATTCTTCCTACACCATTAGCATAATTTCTTTTACAcctaacatatttttaataattttaactttatccctttttacttgttatttttagttccttcttttttccttttcttcttacaCCATTCACTTTCTTGGATGTTAGTTGAGCTCTTCCTTCCATTGTGGTTGGTTTTGTCAAGGTGTATTATTACGGTAGTTGGTTACCTACTGCATTAAGTTTGTGGTTGTCATTGTGGTGGGTGTTACTCAGCATTGACGACACAACAATACTCAGCGGTGGTGGAGAAGACACTTGCGGAGGAAGAGAAGAGACTCATGAAAGAAGCACAGATTGAATACCACACAAGGATAGGGAGAGACTCGCAGAGGAAGCACGAAGGAGGAGAAGagatataaatatgaaaatttggTAGCAAAGAGAATGAGCGCATAGTAGATAGTGTATATCAGCTTTTAAGTGAAggccaaatttgatattttacataatttgatgggtgtagaagaaaaataattggtgtaggaagaatatcctttttgttttttagcgAAAGCCCACTATGGTTTGTAGTCTAAAAATCAGTtctcatatgatttttttttatataagtagaTACCTTTGTAGGGTTATTATGATATTGATAAGGAAAATTTACTAGTTTTGTTAAGGACTCTAGTCCGCTtgtcaaaatattttagttagttttttattttttctaatagctgaaaaacttatttaattatttggaaaaaaagttttttttagtatttttttaaacgtaacattttataaaatgctaacttttaactttttacatttattttctttttcaccttaaatatttattaaatttcctttttaatcttttatatttaaggtaaaactttataatttttatcttttatataatttcatttttaactattttaacaGATAATTTACCAAACACTTGTGATTAAATAACATAGATTTATAACTTTCAACTACTAACTAGTTTGATCAAATATAATCttaatttatgtctaaaatctAACTAATTATGTTTAGTGAAATCtcttattttaataatgtttttttttcatttatacgtGAATACtgagattttatttaatgaaatcaaATTCCTTTATACTGGCCCACATGTTTATAAGTTggtataatttatgttttgtttgtgtattttttttaaattattagctGGAAAATAATTATGACAATTGATAACATTTGAACAGGACGTTAGAGTGTTTGTTTTTATGCTCATATGTGAAAAACTATtctcattttcaaaaatatactaATGAAAGTAGCACTTTCAGTATTTATACcaatattttatatctttttgttaaatattaatgTGGTGTGATAAGATGGGTAGATAACTATGTGGCTAAAATTTCAATCCTAAGGTtgtgtgtataaaaaaaaatgttagaaaaagtTAAATCCTTTAATGAACCTAAATTCTTCGAGGGATTTGTTTTTCATTgtaaaatattgtaaaatgtAGGGTAATCATATTTTGTGGCCCAACAATGAACTCTTGCACTAACAGTTTGCAGTCTCCATTTTGGTAAAAGTTTCTATTGAAACTCACATTGGAAAATTATACATATCGAtctttaattaagttttaattttaggaatacaatttttttttcttataattgttttctatctttaatcacaaattaaaaatatgggCGTTACAACAAACACTAGGGCTTGGGAttatgaacaaaaataaaaggttggggatgatgaagagagaaaaggGTAGTAAAACAGGGTGGTGGGGGTAATGAATAAGAGAAAGGGATTGCAAACCAGATGTTGGGGAGTCATGCATGAATGCAGAACCCTTAAGGGCTCACATAAGATGACTAAGAATTCAAaggaaagtttaaaaaaaatgtggcaACATTTCATTCAATCTAATCTTTAATATCTTTGATTAAAATTCATTAGTCCTGATTAAATGAAAACATAGATCCTCACAAGACACTTAATGTGTCACATCAACATCATTAATATGATCAACTAAcgaacattcattttttttagtaacatgaatgacaaaaatgtatttttaaagcttttttttataatttgcttAGACCTAGAGATTAATCTAACGTTGCCTCACaaatttaggaactaaattgtggtttattcattttaaattttgatacatTGCTAgataaagatttttatattatcaattaattagaaactattaaaataaatattataaaatcaatactCTTATTATAtacatcattttataatttttctaaatagTGTAACAAATCATTACACATTAtcattacattttaattaaattctaatttaaatGTGACGAATTAGAAATCTATAATTAAAAGGACTTCGTTTGGCCTGGGAGAGTTCAATTTTGAATGTGTATGGTTTTTTCTCCTTAGCAATGGATCCGGGTGTGTTTATTTTCAGTGTTTTATACTTTCTGAGACATATTAAACATTAATATCACTTTCACGAGTCATTAATATTCAATGTGGTTAACGGCTAATCTAACACGATCAGAGTGagtattaatattattgttgattGCAGCAATTTAGTACGTAGTATATGAAATTTATATGATACTTAGCTTTAGTGAATCCTGAATCTTGGGCATGCTATAAATTCATTGGCTTGATTTTAAAGGATTTGATCTCCCACCTTCTGGAAAGACTAATTTATGCATTAGAGCCATTGTCCAGCTAATGCAACACTTTAACAAACATGCCAGTCACGCACCACCTGATAATTATAGAAGCGTAACTTCTGAATCGTTAATGGCCATTATAGTATTTTTGAATCTGAATCTCTTATAGTActtgttttcattctctttcaatgTTAATATCATCGTATCTTAATTGGCATAAACACAGTAATCATGTCTGgggaaacataattaaattcccATACATTGAATATAAACTTGCTGTTCTATTAGCTAGTTTCATGCATGCAGgctggttttttttttagatacaacaacattaataagaaaataaatttcaatggtTTTTCTTGAAGTTTGGaaaatctttatatttaataaaaaatttatacattgatcatataaaaattattttaaaagtcatataaaaaatataattaaatgaaaataaaattgtttcaaaTTATGAGTAAATTaccattaaactaaaaaaaaattacactactaATGTCCCATATCTTTTCAACTACTTAGACAATTCCCTCATttgcaaatttatttttaagacacATACActcatttataataataataatttgtgcaCTTTATTCAACCAACCGAATTTGATCTCTTAattgtcaaaattattttagttatttaattataaaggaAAGGATAGATTAATGtgtagattattattatttactataagtctataatatatatgatgatGTTGATGAATAATGTTTAGATCACCTaacctaatatttttattctgatCAAAGACAGTATATCCACGCCGAAACTACTAGATTCACAAAGATATTTATTTGATCGCAAGTAACTAACAAACTATATTTTGTAAACCTCATTATCCatagatttaaaatatatatgctcactcttttatcatcaacaaataattatcaaattgtATTTTATTCTAGGTGGTCCTATTGCATAGACGTGGATCAATGTTGGCTTAAATTATAACATTGCTATTTGCTAGAGGACATTAAttgtatctattttttaaaatatgcgaCTGTATTTAAAAAGCATAAGAAACTAATAGTTTGATTATATTTTGGATGGACTTCACTGTCTgtgctttttataaaaaaaatatcaatttaataatgtgtttatttttttatactaattagatattttttttaaagaaataacttccaaaaCCACACtctaaaaatattacaattttttttaatgtttatcctaacacatgtatttcataGACATCTCCACCATCCAGGA
It includes:
- the LOC100527908 gene encoding uncharacterized protein LOC100527908 (The RefSeq protein has 1 substitution compared to this genomic sequence) is translated as MGAMMSRFWFMLFPAKEYKIVVVGLDNAGKTTTLYKLHLGEVVTTNPTVGSNVEELVYKNIRFEVWDLGGQERLRTSWATYYRGTHAVIVVIDSSDRARISIIKDELFRLLGHEDLQHSVILVFANKQDIKDAMTPAEITDVLSLHSIKDHDWHIQACCALSGEGLYDGLGWIAQRVTGKAPT
- the LOC100527908 gene encoding uncharacterized protein isoform X1; this encodes MGAMMSRFWFMLFPAKEYKIVVVGLDNAGKTTTLYKLHLGEVVTTNPTVGSNVEELVYKNIRFEVWDLGGQERLRTSWATYYRGTHAVIVVIDSSDRARISIIKDELFRLLGHEDLQHSVILVFANKQDIKDAMTPAEITDALSLHSIKDHDWHIQACCALSGEGLYDGLGWIAQRVTGKAPT